In Pongo pygmaeus isolate AG05252 chromosome 13, NHGRI_mPonPyg2-v2.0_pri, whole genome shotgun sequence, one genomic interval encodes:
- the DNAJB5 gene encoding dnaJ homolog subfamily B member 5 isoform X1 produces MFKRTVLSCPPPAAPPLQARGAFRSFPHSWGEDFLASLMFKIQLEPLKLRAWTLNGFVKFRNKETSAGPVAVMGKDYYKILGIPSGANEDEIKKAYRKMALKYHPDKNKEPNAEEKFKEIAEAYDVLSDPKKRGLYDQYGEEGLKTGGGTSGGSSGSFHYTFHGDPHATFASFFGGSNPFDIFFASSRSTRPFSGFDPDDMDVDEDEDPFGAFGRFGFNGLSRGPRRAPEPLYPRRKVQDPPVVHELRVSLEEIYHGSTKRMKITRRRLNPDGRTVRTEDKILHIVIKRGWKEGTKITFPKEGDATPDNIPADIVFVLKDKPHAHFRRDGTNVLYSALISLKEALCGCTVNIPTIDGRVIPLPCNDVIKPGTVKRLRGEGLPFPKVPTQRGDLIVEFKVRFPDRLTPQTRQILKQHLPCS; encoded by the exons ATGTTTAAGCGCACAGTGCTCTCCTGCCCACCCCCAGCAGCACCCCCACTGCAGGCCCGAGGAGCTTTCCGGAGCTTCCCACACTCCTGGGGAGAAGACTTCTTAGCCAGCTTGATGTTTAAAATTCAGCTGGAGCCCTTAAAACTTCGAGCGTGGACGCTGAATGGGTTTGTAAAGTTTCG AAACAAGGAGACCAGTGCTGGTCCAGTAGCTGTGATGGGAAAAGATTATTACAAGATTCTTGGGATCCCATCGGGGGCCAACGAGGATGAGATCAAGAAAGCCTACCGGAAGATGGCCTTGAAGTACCACCCAGACAAGAATAAAGAACCCAACGCTGAGGAGAAGTTTAAGGAGATTGCAGAGGCCTATGATGTGCTAAGTGACCCCAAGAAACGGGGCCTGTATGACCAGTATGGGGAGGAAG GCCTGAAGACCGGCGGTGGCACGTCAGGTGGCTCCAGTGGCTCCTTTCACTACACCTTTCACGGGGACCCCCATGCCACCTTTGCCTCCTTCTTTGGTGGCTCCAACCCCTTCGATATCTTCTTTGCCAGCAGCCGCTCCACTCGGCCCTTCAGTGGCTTTGACCCAGATGACATGGATGTGGATGAAGATGAGGACCCATTTGGCGCTTTCGGCCGTTTTGGCTTCAATGGGCTGAGTAGGGGTCCAAGGCGAGCCCCAGAACCACTGTACCCTCGGCGCAAGGTGCAGGACCCCCCAGTGGTGCACGAGCTGCGGGTGTCCCTGGAGGAGATCTACCATGGCTCCACCAAGCGCATGAAGATCACGAGGCGTCGCCTCAACCCTGATGGGCGAACTGTGCGCACCGAGGACAAGATCCTGCACATAGTCATCAAGCGTGGCTGGAAGGAAGGCACCAAGATCACCTTCCCCAAAGAGGGTGACGCCACACCTGACAACATCCCTGCTGACATCGTCTTTGTGCTCAAAGACAAGCCCCATGCACACTTCCGCCGAGATGGCACCAACGTGCTCTACAGTGCCCTGATCAGCCTcaaggag GCGCTGTGTGGCTGCACTGTGAACATTCCCACCATCGACGGCCGAGTGATCCCTTTGCCCTGCAATGATGTCATCAAGCCAGGCACCGTGAAGAGACTCCGTGGGGAGGGCCTTCCCTTCCCCAAAGTGCCAACTCAGCGGGGAGACCTCATTGTTGAGTTCAAAGTTCGCTTCCCAGACAGATTAACGCCACAGACAAGACAGATCCTTAAGCAGCACCTACCCTGTTCCTAG
- the DNAJB5 gene encoding dnaJ homolog subfamily B member 5 isoform X2 → MFKIQLEPLKLRAWTLNGFVKFRNKETSAGPVAVMGKDYYKILGIPSGANEDEIKKAYRKMALKYHPDKNKEPNAEEKFKEIAEAYDVLSDPKKRGLYDQYGEEGLKTGGGTSGGSSGSFHYTFHGDPHATFASFFGGSNPFDIFFASSRSTRPFSGFDPDDMDVDEDEDPFGAFGRFGFNGLSRGPRRAPEPLYPRRKVQDPPVVHELRVSLEEIYHGSTKRMKITRRRLNPDGRTVRTEDKILHIVIKRGWKEGTKITFPKEGDATPDNIPADIVFVLKDKPHAHFRRDGTNVLYSALISLKEALCGCTVNIPTIDGRVIPLPCNDVIKPGTVKRLRGEGLPFPKVPTQRGDLIVEFKVRFPDRLTPQTRQILKQHLPCS, encoded by the exons ATGTTTAAAATTCAGCTGGAGCCCTTAAAACTTCGAGCGTGGACGCTGAATGGGTTTGTAAAGTTTCG AAACAAGGAGACCAGTGCTGGTCCAGTAGCTGTGATGGGAAAAGATTATTACAAGATTCTTGGGATCCCATCGGGGGCCAACGAGGATGAGATCAAGAAAGCCTACCGGAAGATGGCCTTGAAGTACCACCCAGACAAGAATAAAGAACCCAACGCTGAGGAGAAGTTTAAGGAGATTGCAGAGGCCTATGATGTGCTAAGTGACCCCAAGAAACGGGGCCTGTATGACCAGTATGGGGAGGAAG GCCTGAAGACCGGCGGTGGCACGTCAGGTGGCTCCAGTGGCTCCTTTCACTACACCTTTCACGGGGACCCCCATGCCACCTTTGCCTCCTTCTTTGGTGGCTCCAACCCCTTCGATATCTTCTTTGCCAGCAGCCGCTCCACTCGGCCCTTCAGTGGCTTTGACCCAGATGACATGGATGTGGATGAAGATGAGGACCCATTTGGCGCTTTCGGCCGTTTTGGCTTCAATGGGCTGAGTAGGGGTCCAAGGCGAGCCCCAGAACCACTGTACCCTCGGCGCAAGGTGCAGGACCCCCCAGTGGTGCACGAGCTGCGGGTGTCCCTGGAGGAGATCTACCATGGCTCCACCAAGCGCATGAAGATCACGAGGCGTCGCCTCAACCCTGATGGGCGAACTGTGCGCACCGAGGACAAGATCCTGCACATAGTCATCAAGCGTGGCTGGAAGGAAGGCACCAAGATCACCTTCCCCAAAGAGGGTGACGCCACACCTGACAACATCCCTGCTGACATCGTCTTTGTGCTCAAAGACAAGCCCCATGCACACTTCCGCCGAGATGGCACCAACGTGCTCTACAGTGCCCTGATCAGCCTcaaggag GCGCTGTGTGGCTGCACTGTGAACATTCCCACCATCGACGGCCGAGTGATCCCTTTGCCCTGCAATGATGTCATCAAGCCAGGCACCGTGAAGAGACTCCGTGGGGAGGGCCTTCCCTTCCCCAAAGTGCCAACTCAGCGGGGAGACCTCATTGTTGAGTTCAAAGTTCGCTTCCCAGACAGATTAACGCCACAGACAAGACAGATCCTTAAGCAGCACCTACCCTGTTCCTAG
- the DNAJB5 gene encoding dnaJ homolog subfamily B member 5 isoform X3 codes for MGKDYYKILGIPSGANEDEIKKAYRKMALKYHPDKNKEPNAEEKFKEIAEAYDVLSDPKKRGLYDQYGEEGLKTGGGTSGGSSGSFHYTFHGDPHATFASFFGGSNPFDIFFASSRSTRPFSGFDPDDMDVDEDEDPFGAFGRFGFNGLSRGPRRAPEPLYPRRKVQDPPVVHELRVSLEEIYHGSTKRMKITRRRLNPDGRTVRTEDKILHIVIKRGWKEGTKITFPKEGDATPDNIPADIVFVLKDKPHAHFRRDGTNVLYSALISLKEALCGCTVNIPTIDGRVIPLPCNDVIKPGTVKRLRGEGLPFPKVPTQRGDLIVEFKVRFPDRLTPQTRQILKQHLPCS; via the exons ATGGGAAAAGATTATTACAAGATTCTTGGGATCCCATCGGGGGCCAACGAGGATGAGATCAAGAAAGCCTACCGGAAGATGGCCTTGAAGTACCACCCAGACAAGAATAAAGAACCCAACGCTGAGGAGAAGTTTAAGGAGATTGCAGAGGCCTATGATGTGCTAAGTGACCCCAAGAAACGGGGCCTGTATGACCAGTATGGGGAGGAAG GCCTGAAGACCGGCGGTGGCACGTCAGGTGGCTCCAGTGGCTCCTTTCACTACACCTTTCACGGGGACCCCCATGCCACCTTTGCCTCCTTCTTTGGTGGCTCCAACCCCTTCGATATCTTCTTTGCCAGCAGCCGCTCCACTCGGCCCTTCAGTGGCTTTGACCCAGATGACATGGATGTGGATGAAGATGAGGACCCATTTGGCGCTTTCGGCCGTTTTGGCTTCAATGGGCTGAGTAGGGGTCCAAGGCGAGCCCCAGAACCACTGTACCCTCGGCGCAAGGTGCAGGACCCCCCAGTGGTGCACGAGCTGCGGGTGTCCCTGGAGGAGATCTACCATGGCTCCACCAAGCGCATGAAGATCACGAGGCGTCGCCTCAACCCTGATGGGCGAACTGTGCGCACCGAGGACAAGATCCTGCACATAGTCATCAAGCGTGGCTGGAAGGAAGGCACCAAGATCACCTTCCCCAAAGAGGGTGACGCCACACCTGACAACATCCCTGCTGACATCGTCTTTGTGCTCAAAGACAAGCCCCATGCACACTTCCGCCGAGATGGCACCAACGTGCTCTACAGTGCCCTGATCAGCCTcaaggag GCGCTGTGTGGCTGCACTGTGAACATTCCCACCATCGACGGCCGAGTGATCCCTTTGCCCTGCAATGATGTCATCAAGCCAGGCACCGTGAAGAGACTCCGTGGGGAGGGCCTTCCCTTCCCCAAAGTGCCAACTCAGCGGGGAGACCTCATTGTTGAGTTCAAAGTTCGCTTCCCAGACAGATTAACGCCACAGACAAGACAGATCCTTAAGCAGCACCTACCCTGTTCCTAG